From a single Miscanthus floridulus cultivar M001 chromosome 8, ASM1932011v1, whole genome shotgun sequence genomic region:
- the LOC136475650 gene encoding squamosa promoter-binding-like protein 3 isoform X1 → MQNKKAGHIVRTVSIIGSLVFLICSPFLAAAVFWVSEALVPFPTACPPLPVAVQELQRGTDSPSSTARRGSCFGRQVGAAAQILDPGMGSFGMDWNQKASVLWDWENLLPIGANGSENPRMTAAPQGEAKFAGLEATRHESVHSSCGTFSSSSEMGYGPSKSSVSASTDSSPKAKGNSMELNFAPAKVPDKNTDSGKVDDARTSPSLVIAISSGEPVLSLKLGKRTYFEDVSGGQSVKSLPSDTSAVTPPPASVKKAKPAPNTHKSYCQVEGCKVDLSSAKEYHRKHRVCEPHSKAPKVVVAGLEQRFCQQCSRFHGLSEFDQKKKSCRRRLNDHNARRRKPQPEALSSGSSRLSAMFYGSNTRQQTSLLFGQGPYGQMRSCASSSWDNPVGGFKFAETKAPWLRAADVDGLQLSSQQVWNNFMPHGVHQDFDGFMASKGTSAKVLDQGVEASAVVSNPKGAPDLQRALSLLSNSSAGAGTNQQPTAQLHHHHTGLSTLAASSSSVMQASSPGLWQDGGVALGHHAHARFQALDALGSSGAAIATAQELLQLPRPPSSYDSSSSHYDLMR, encoded by the exons atgcaaaataaAAAGGCTGGCCATATCGTGCGTACTGTATCGATAATTGGGAGTCTTGTCTTTCTTATCTGCTCCCCTTTCCTCGCTGCTGCTGTCTTTTGGGTTTCCGAGGCCCTGGTTCCCTTCCCCACTGCTTGCCCCCCTTTGCCGGTCGCTGTGCAAGAGCTGCAACGAGGCACAGATTCTCCATCATCCACAGCGAGGAG AGGTAGCTGCTTCGGCAGACAAGTAGGAGCAGCGGCTCAGATTTTGGATCCTGGCATGGGCTCCTTTGGGATGGACTGGAACCAGAAGGCCTCCGTGTTGTGGGACTGGGAGAATTTGCTGCCCATAGGCGCAAACGGGAGCGAGAACCCCAGGATGACTGCTGCGCCTCAGGGTGAGGCCAAGTTTGCAGGCCTTGAGGCCACAAGGCATGAATCAGTGCATTCTTCCTGCGGCACCTTCTCTTCCAGCTCGGAGATGGGGTATGGTCCATCCAAGAGCTCTGTATCCGCGTCGACTGATTCTTCGCCCAAGGCCAAGGGGAACAGCATGGAGCTCAATTTTGCTCCTGCCAAAGTGCCTGACAAGAACACTGATTCGGGGAAGGTTGATGACGCCAGAACCTCTCCGTCGTTGGTGATTGCCATCAGCAGTGGAGAGCCGGTGCTTAGCCTGAAGCTTGGCAAGAGAACATATTTTGAAGATGTCAGTGGAGGCCAGAGTGTCAAGAGTTTGCCGTCAGATACAAGTGCAGTGACTCCTCCTCCAGCTTCTGTGAAGAAGGCAAAGCCGGCTCCAAACACGCATAAATCATACTGTCAGGTTGAAGGCTGCAAGGTTGATCTCTCTTCTGCTAAAGAATACCATCGGAAGCACAGAGTCTGTGAACCTCATTCTAAGGCTCCCAAGGTGGTTGTTGCTGGTCTGGAGCAGCGCTTTTGTCAACAGTGTAGCCG GTTCCATGGATTATCTGAGTTTGACCAGAAGAAAAAAAGCTGCCGCAGGCGCCTCAATGATCACAATGCCCGCAGACGGAAGCCACAGCCTGAAGCACTTTCTTCTGGCTCATCAAGGCTGTCCGCAATGTTCTATGGTAGTA ACACAAGACAACAGACAAGCCTTCTGTTTGGTCAAGGTCCTTATGGTCAAATGAGAAGCTGTGCAAGTTCTTCATGGGATAACCCAGTAGGAGGCTTCAAATTTGCAGAAACAAAAGCTCCTTGGTTAAGAGCTGCTGATGTTGATGGGTTGCAGCTATCAAGTCAGCAGGTGTGGAACAACTTTATGCCACATGGTGTCCATCAAGATTTTGATGGGTTCATGGCTTCAAAAGGAACTAGTGCAAAGGTCCTTGATCAAG GCGTTGAAGCTTCTGCGGTCGTCTCCAACCCGAAGGGAGCCCCGGATCTTCAGCGTGCTCTCTCTCTTCTGTCAAACAGTTCGGCTGGTGCTGGTACCAACCAGCAGCCAACGGCTCAGCTGCACCACCACCACACTGGCCTGAGCACCCTCGCCGCCAGCTCCAGCTCTGTGATGCAAGCTTCATCACCAGGGCTCTGGCAAGACGGCGGCGTGGCCCTGGGCCATCATGCCCATGCACGGTTTCAGGCTCTCGATGCCCTGGGCAGCAGTGGCGCCGCCATTGCAACGGCTCAGGAGCTGCTCCAGCTCCCGAGGCCACCGTCCTCGTACGACAGCTCCTCGTCCCACTATGACCTGATGCGCTGA
- the LOC136475650 gene encoding squamosa promoter-binding-like protein 3 isoform X3, translating into MGSFGMDWNQKASVLWDWENLLPIGANGSENPRMTAAPQGEAKFAGLEATRHESVHSSCGTFSSSSEMGYGPSKSSVSASTDSSPKAKGNSMELNFAPAKVPDKNTDSGKVDDARTSPSLVIAISSGEPVLSLKLGKRTYFEDVSGGQSVKSLPSDTSAVTPPPASVKKAKPAPNTHKSYCQVEGCKVDLSSAKEYHRKHRVCEPHSKAPKVVVAGLEQRFCQQCSRFHGLSEFDQKKKSCRRRLNDHNARRRKPQPEALSSGSSRLSAMFYGSNTRQQTSLLFGQGPYGQMRSCASSSWDNPVGGFKFAETKAPWLRAADVDGLQLSSQQVWNNFMPHGVHQDFDGFMASKGTSAKVLDQGVEASAVVSNPKGAPDLQRALSLLSNSSAGAGTNQQPTAQLHHHHTGLSTLAASSSSVMQASSPGLWQDGGVALGHHAHARFQALDALGSSGAAIATAQELLQLPRPPSSYDSSSSHYDLMR; encoded by the exons ATGGGCTCCTTTGGGATGGACTGGAACCAGAAGGCCTCCGTGTTGTGGGACTGGGAGAATTTGCTGCCCATAGGCGCAAACGGGAGCGAGAACCCCAGGATGACTGCTGCGCCTCAGGGTGAGGCCAAGTTTGCAGGCCTTGAGGCCACAAGGCATGAATCAGTGCATTCTTCCTGCGGCACCTTCTCTTCCAGCTCGGAGATGGGGTATGGTCCATCCAAGAGCTCTGTATCCGCGTCGACTGATTCTTCGCCCAAGGCCAAGGGGAACAGCATGGAGCTCAATTTTGCTCCTGCCAAAGTGCCTGACAAGAACACTGATTCGGGGAAGGTTGATGACGCCAGAACCTCTCCGTCGTTGGTGATTGCCATCAGCAGTGGAGAGCCGGTGCTTAGCCTGAAGCTTGGCAAGAGAACATATTTTGAAGATGTCAGTGGAGGCCAGAGTGTCAAGAGTTTGCCGTCAGATACAAGTGCAGTGACTCCTCCTCCAGCTTCTGTGAAGAAGGCAAAGCCGGCTCCAAACACGCATAAATCATACTGTCAGGTTGAAGGCTGCAAGGTTGATCTCTCTTCTGCTAAAGAATACCATCGGAAGCACAGAGTCTGTGAACCTCATTCTAAGGCTCCCAAGGTGGTTGTTGCTGGTCTGGAGCAGCGCTTTTGTCAACAGTGTAGCCG GTTCCATGGATTATCTGAGTTTGACCAGAAGAAAAAAAGCTGCCGCAGGCGCCTCAATGATCACAATGCCCGCAGACGGAAGCCACAGCCTGAAGCACTTTCTTCTGGCTCATCAAGGCTGTCCGCAATGTTCTATGGTAGTA ACACAAGACAACAGACAAGCCTTCTGTTTGGTCAAGGTCCTTATGGTCAAATGAGAAGCTGTGCAAGTTCTTCATGGGATAACCCAGTAGGAGGCTTCAAATTTGCAGAAACAAAAGCTCCTTGGTTAAGAGCTGCTGATGTTGATGGGTTGCAGCTATCAAGTCAGCAGGTGTGGAACAACTTTATGCCACATGGTGTCCATCAAGATTTTGATGGGTTCATGGCTTCAAAAGGAACTAGTGCAAAGGTCCTTGATCAAG GCGTTGAAGCTTCTGCGGTCGTCTCCAACCCGAAGGGAGCCCCGGATCTTCAGCGTGCTCTCTCTCTTCTGTCAAACAGTTCGGCTGGTGCTGGTACCAACCAGCAGCCAACGGCTCAGCTGCACCACCACCACACTGGCCTGAGCACCCTCGCCGCCAGCTCCAGCTCTGTGATGCAAGCTTCATCACCAGGGCTCTGGCAAGACGGCGGCGTGGCCCTGGGCCATCATGCCCATGCACGGTTTCAGGCTCTCGATGCCCTGGGCAGCAGTGGCGCCGCCATTGCAACGGCTCAGGAGCTGCTCCAGCTCCCGAGGCCACCGTCCTCGTACGACAGCTCCTCGTCCCACTATGACCTGATGCGCTGA
- the LOC136475651 gene encoding glucan endo-1,3-beta-glucosidase 6-like, with product MGSRSGDGAAVAAVVLVCWLCFAAAGVGAIGANWGTQASHPLPPETVVRMLKDNGFQKVKLFDAEEGTMNALKKSGLEVMVGIPNDMLSTMATSMKAAEKWVDTNVSSYLNDGVSIRYVAVGNEPFLETYNGSFLQTTFPAIRNIQGALIKAGLGNQVKVTCPLNADVYTSSTSKPSDGDFRTDIHDLMLTIVKFLSDNGGAFTVNIYPFISLYIDPNFPVDYAFFEGASSPIVDGSFTYTNMFDANHDTLIWALKKNGFENLPVIVGEIGWPTDGDRNANAQLAQRFNQGFMTHIASGRGTPMRPGPVDAYLFSLIDEDDKSIQPGNFERHWGIFTYDGLSKYQLNLGTSNSGGLVRARGVKYLEKKWCVLKPSVSLNDPKLADNVGYACSMADCTSLGYKTSCGMLDTRGNISYAFNNYFQKNDQDDVACGFQNLATTTGQDPSTGTCRFGIMIEVDSAFSWRLQGHGNNLLILLLVLLQLFLSFS from the exons ATGGGTTCCCGGTCCGGCGATggagcggcggtggcggccgtGGTGTTGGTTTGTTGGCTGTGCTTCGCGGCGGCCGGCGTCGGCGCGATAGGGGCGAACTGGGGCACGCAGGCGAGCCACCCGCTGCCGCCGGAAACGGTGGTGCGGATGCTCAAGGACAATGGGTTCCAGAAGGTCAAGCTGTTCGACGCCGAGGAGGGCACCATGAACGCCCTCAAGAAGAGCGGGTTGGAGGTGATGGTCGGCATCCCGAACGACATGCTGTCGACGATGGCCACCAGCATGAAGGCCGCAGAGAAGTGGGTAGACACCAACGTCTCCAGCTACCTCAACGACGGCGTCAGCATCAG GTATGTTGCAGTTGGGAATGAACCTTTCTTGGAGACATACAATGGAAGCTTTTTGCAAACAACTTTTCCTGCCATCAGAAACATACAAGGTGCACTTATAAAAGCCGGTTTGGGCAATCAAGTCAAAGTCACGTGCCCTCTCAACGCTGATGTCTATACCTCGTCAACCTCCAAGCCTTCTGATGGGGACTTCCGGACAGATATTCATGATCTGATGCTCACTATAGTAAAATTTCTGAGCGACAATGGTGGAGCTTTCACTGTCAACATATACCCTTTCATAAGCCTCTACATTGATCCAAACTTCCCTGTGGACTATGCCTTCTTTGAGGGGGCCTCATCGCCCATCGTTGATGGCTCCTTCACTTATACTAACATGTTCGACGCGAACCATGACACACTTATATGGGCTCTGAAAAAGAATGGTTTTGAAAACCTCCCAGTCATTGTCGGGGAGATTGGATGGCCGACTGACGGGGACAGGAACGCCAATGCTCAGCTGGCTCAGCGCTTCAACCAAGGCTTCATGACCCATATTGCTTCTGGGCGAGGAACACCGATGCGGCCTGGACCTGTTGATGCTTACTTGTTCAGTCTAATCGATGAGGACGATAAGAGCATACAGCCAGGAAATTTCGAGCGGCACTGGGGGATCTTTACTTATGATGGCCTGTCAAAGTACCAGCTGAATCTCGGGACATCAAATTCAGGCGGTCTTGTGAGAGCAAGGGGTGTGAAGTACCTTGAAAAGAAATGGTGTGTACTGAAGCCTTCTGTGAGCCTCAACGACCCAAAGCTTGCAGACAACGTGGGTTATGCATGTTCCATGGCAGATTGCACCAGCCTTGGCTACAAGACATCATGTGGGATGCTGGACACCCGCGGCAACATTTCATATGCATTCAACAACTACTTCCAGAAGAATGACCAAGATGATGTGGCCTGTGGGTTTCAGAATCTCGCGACTACCACAGGCCAAGACCCCAGCACTGGGACATGCAGGTTCGGGATCATGATCGAGGTTGACTCCGCCTTCTCATGGAGGCTGCAGGGGCATGGAAACAACCTCTTGATCCTCCTGCTTGTGCTTCTCCAGCTATTCCTGTCCTTCTCTTAG
- the LOC136475650 gene encoding squamosa promoter-binding-like protein 3 isoform X2, with product MQNKKAGHIVRTVSIIGSLVFLICSPFLAAAVFWVSEALVPFPTACPPLPVAVQELQRGTDSPSSTARRGSCFGRQVGAAAQILDPGMGSFGMDWNQKASVLWDWENLLPIGANGSENPRMTAAPQGEAKFAGLEATRHESVHSSCGTFSSSSEMGYGPSKSSVSASTDSSPKAKGNSMELNFAPAKVPDKNTDSGKVDDARTSPSLVIAISSGEPVLSLKLGKRTYFEDVSGGQSVKSLPSDTSAVTPPPASVKKAKPAPNTHKSYCQVEGCKVDLSSAKEYHRKHRVCEPHSKAPKVVVAGLEQRFCQQCSRFHGLSEFDQKKKSCRRRLNDHNARRRKPQPEALSSGSSRLSAMFYDTRQQTSLLFGQGPYGQMRSCASSSWDNPVGGFKFAETKAPWLRAADVDGLQLSSQQVWNNFMPHGVHQDFDGFMASKGTSAKVLDQGVEASAVVSNPKGAPDLQRALSLLSNSSAGAGTNQQPTAQLHHHHTGLSTLAASSSSVMQASSPGLWQDGGVALGHHAHARFQALDALGSSGAAIATAQELLQLPRPPSSYDSSSSHYDLMR from the exons atgcaaaataaAAAGGCTGGCCATATCGTGCGTACTGTATCGATAATTGGGAGTCTTGTCTTTCTTATCTGCTCCCCTTTCCTCGCTGCTGCTGTCTTTTGGGTTTCCGAGGCCCTGGTTCCCTTCCCCACTGCTTGCCCCCCTTTGCCGGTCGCTGTGCAAGAGCTGCAACGAGGCACAGATTCTCCATCATCCACAGCGAGGAG AGGTAGCTGCTTCGGCAGACAAGTAGGAGCAGCGGCTCAGATTTTGGATCCTGGCATGGGCTCCTTTGGGATGGACTGGAACCAGAAGGCCTCCGTGTTGTGGGACTGGGAGAATTTGCTGCCCATAGGCGCAAACGGGAGCGAGAACCCCAGGATGACTGCTGCGCCTCAGGGTGAGGCCAAGTTTGCAGGCCTTGAGGCCACAAGGCATGAATCAGTGCATTCTTCCTGCGGCACCTTCTCTTCCAGCTCGGAGATGGGGTATGGTCCATCCAAGAGCTCTGTATCCGCGTCGACTGATTCTTCGCCCAAGGCCAAGGGGAACAGCATGGAGCTCAATTTTGCTCCTGCCAAAGTGCCTGACAAGAACACTGATTCGGGGAAGGTTGATGACGCCAGAACCTCTCCGTCGTTGGTGATTGCCATCAGCAGTGGAGAGCCGGTGCTTAGCCTGAAGCTTGGCAAGAGAACATATTTTGAAGATGTCAGTGGAGGCCAGAGTGTCAAGAGTTTGCCGTCAGATACAAGTGCAGTGACTCCTCCTCCAGCTTCTGTGAAGAAGGCAAAGCCGGCTCCAAACACGCATAAATCATACTGTCAGGTTGAAGGCTGCAAGGTTGATCTCTCTTCTGCTAAAGAATACCATCGGAAGCACAGAGTCTGTGAACCTCATTCTAAGGCTCCCAAGGTGGTTGTTGCTGGTCTGGAGCAGCGCTTTTGTCAACAGTGTAGCCG GTTCCATGGATTATCTGAGTTTGACCAGAAGAAAAAAAGCTGCCGCAGGCGCCTCAATGATCACAATGCCCGCAGACGGAAGCCACAGCCTGAAGCACTTTCTTCTGGCTCATCAAGGCTGTCCGCAATGTTCTATG ACACAAGACAACAGACAAGCCTTCTGTTTGGTCAAGGTCCTTATGGTCAAATGAGAAGCTGTGCAAGTTCTTCATGGGATAACCCAGTAGGAGGCTTCAAATTTGCAGAAACAAAAGCTCCTTGGTTAAGAGCTGCTGATGTTGATGGGTTGCAGCTATCAAGTCAGCAGGTGTGGAACAACTTTATGCCACATGGTGTCCATCAAGATTTTGATGGGTTCATGGCTTCAAAAGGAACTAGTGCAAAGGTCCTTGATCAAG GCGTTGAAGCTTCTGCGGTCGTCTCCAACCCGAAGGGAGCCCCGGATCTTCAGCGTGCTCTCTCTCTTCTGTCAAACAGTTCGGCTGGTGCTGGTACCAACCAGCAGCCAACGGCTCAGCTGCACCACCACCACACTGGCCTGAGCACCCTCGCCGCCAGCTCCAGCTCTGTGATGCAAGCTTCATCACCAGGGCTCTGGCAAGACGGCGGCGTGGCCCTGGGCCATCATGCCCATGCACGGTTTCAGGCTCTCGATGCCCTGGGCAGCAGTGGCGCCGCCATTGCAACGGCTCAGGAGCTGCTCCAGCTCCCGAGGCCACCGTCCTCGTACGACAGCTCCTCGTCCCACTATGACCTGATGCGCTGA